Below is a window of Procambarus clarkii isolate CNS0578487 chromosome 19, FALCON_Pclarkii_2.0, whole genome shotgun sequence DNA.
GCACCAGCTGTGATCAGACCAGCACTAGCTGTGACGAGTCCAGCAGCAGCTGTGACGAGTCTAGCAGCAGCTGTGACGAGTCCAGCACCAGCTGTGACCAGTCCAGCACCAGCTGTGACGAGTCCAGCACCAGCTGTGACGAGTCCAGCACCAGCTATGACGAGTCCAGCACCAGCTGTGGCGAGTCCAGCACCAGCTGTGACCAGCCCAGCACCAGCTGTGATCTGTCCAGCACCAGCCGTGATCAGTCTAGCACCAGCTGTGACCAGCCCAGCACCAACCGTGACCAGCCCAGCACCAGCCGTGACCAGTCCAGCACCAGCCGTGACCAGACCAGCACCAGCCGTGACCAGTCCAGCACCAGCTGTGACCAGCCCAGCACCAGCCGTGACCAGTCCAGCACCAGCTGTAACCAGCCCAGCACCGACTATGACTCGCCGACAAAGCGAGTCAGACTGGTAGCTCAGCAGGAAAAGTCTACTCCCTCAGAGGAGGTAGATCAAGTGAAGACTAAGGGCGCAGTAGGGCGGGCTCTCTCCAAGGCTAAGAGAGTGTTAAAGACTGTGAACAAACTTTACAGAGAAGAGAAAAAAGCCCAGGCTAAGGAAGCACGGAGACTGGAAATAGAGGAGGAAAAAGCCAAGGAAGCACGCAGACTGGAAAAAGAAAAGGAAAAAGCCCAGATGAAGGAGGAGCGGAGGTTGAAGAAAATATAGGAAAAAGTACAGATAAAGAGAgcacagaggcttcagagagagtTCTGCAAGGAATGGGTCTTGTGGGTGGGCCCCATCGAATACCCTTATCCCTTCTGTAAGGAGGGCTGAGCTTCTTTCCAAGTCTCTAGCGATAGTTAATTTTTTCTTAAAAagtaaaaaaagtaaaaaaaagtgtgtgtgtgtgtgtgtgtgtgtgttatatagaGTCTGATCTACAGGGTTCAGTTCTCAgtctccaccttcccccccccccccccgtcccatcctaaacccttatcctgaccccttaccagtgctatatagtcgtaatggcttggcgctttcccccctgattaccctctccctccccccttccccccctcgaccaaaaaaaaatatatatatatattattccatCTCCCAGGAGCGAATTCACTCTAAAATTAAGTGCTTCCAGCTACTGTTTTCTCGTGCGTACAAAAATGGACTTTTGCTGCCCAGAAATATTGAGGTGTTACACTTTGTTGTGTAGACTGCATGAGAAAGAGGTCGAACCCCCAGACTTAAACATTCCTAGACCTACTGCAGCACAGATTTACCTCTTTGTCTTGAGGATTTTATCGAGCTTGATTTTAATTTCCTCCCTTCCCTCATGACATTTGCAGGGTGAAGTCTGGATTACTGGTAGAGTGCTTCAGGGTGAGGGGTAGATTACTGGTAGAGTGCTTCAGGGTGAGGGGTGGATTACTGGTAGAGTGCTTCAGGGTGAGGGGTGGATTACTGGTAGAGTGTGTCAGGGTGAGGGATGGATTACTGGTGAGTGTGTCAGGGTGAGGGATGGATTACTGGTAGAGTGTGTCAGGGTGAGGGGTGGATTACTGGTAGAGTGCTTCAGGGTGAGGGGTGGATTACTGGTAGAGTGTGTCAGGGTGAGGGATGGATTACTGGTAGTGTGTGTCAGGGTGAGGGGTGGATTACTGGTGATAGTGTGTTAGGGTGAGGGATGGATTACTGGTGATAGTGTGTCAGGGTGAGGGGTGGATTACTGGTAGAGTGCTTCAGGGTGAGGGGTGGATTACTGGTGATAGTGTGTCAGGGTGAGGGGTGGATTACTGGTGATAGTGTGTCAGGGTGAGGGGTGGATTACTGGTGATAGTGTGTCAGGGTGAGGGGTGGATTACTGGTGATAGTGTGTCAGGGTGAGGGGTGGATTACTGGTAGAGTGCTTCAGGGTGAGGGGTAGATTACTGGTGATAGTGTGTCAGGGTGAGGGATCGCTATCCACTAGTGGATAGCGTGTTAGGGTGTGGGATGGATCACTGGTGGATAGCATGTTAAGGTGATGAATTATATAATAACTTGCTATATAAACTTTTGGAACACTGTAGATTTCGTCAAGAAAATAGTTTTAAACTTTAAATGTGGAGTTTAATTCTACAACGTATGGCAACAGGGAATAACAGCGTTTTAAAGTAGTTTTATTATTGCATGTGTGGCTACCATAGGTCTTAACTCCGCCCTCTCTCTCTTTTAAGCCATCATGGcaaacataaatatatatgctgTTATATTTCTTGCATGCGATAAAGTGTATTTACACAGAGTTTATGCAATTTATTTAGAATAAAGTTATATATAAACAAACTATAACGTTTGTGAGTGACTTTGATGGCAACATTTAGAACGCCTTCCCCTTTGTGTTCTGCTCATCCTGAGGACGTGATTGGCTGTGGTTAGCGGCTGGGCGGGGCTTAATCGGTGACGTCAGCCCGAGGGGAGCTTtgtggttttacgtggacatttaTTTTAGCGAAAGTAACATACCGTTGTGGAATATTTGACCGAGTAGTGCTTGCAACATTTTGAGCAAGTGTAGTTTTatagcgtgtgtgtgcgtgtatatacCCTGGCTAAACATGCGAATATATAAATATGTGAGAGCTTTGAATTTTGGCGTAATGTGGCCAACTTTGTGTCCGGACAAACTGAAACATTTCAAATATGTCACGGAAATCTGGCCTCAAGACGAGACAGATTTATGGAGCAGCTTCAGAACTGTCTCAGTGAAAATTAGCAAGCGGTGGTGAGGAAGATTGACTAGGGATTGGTGGCGGGGCGCCGGAGGCACACTACCAATCCCTGCTCAGTGTGTGAAGTGCCGTCCAATCATCCATGGGATTATGAGtacgccaatcaaattacagaagaaaacaaaaatataaataccATGACATTTTTGAAAATGTAAATGTCGTCCACCccaaaataattaatcaatttatTGTTTCGGGAAATTAGTCAATGACCCGGGAAGTTGTTGAACCTTCAGTGGTATAGAGAATTTGATTAATTCTTTAATCAATTTGTTTAATGATTAATTGGTTATTAACTCTATACAGAAGAACTCTATAGAGAAGAGCTCTATACAGAAGAACTTACAGAAATGATCTACACGTTAATGCTCATGTATGATCCTCTATAGTCTATACAATAAATCTATACATGTACCTTCCCATGCTATTATTACACAAAATTACATATCAAATATAGCCTCATGGCTAACATTGGTGCCCCATGGCTGTAATTGACGCATCATGGCTGACACCGGCGGTTCAGGACTGACACCGGCGCCTCTTGGGTGACACCAGCGGCTTAGGGCTGACACCGGCGCCTCTGGGCTGACTCCGGCACCTCAGAGCTGACACCGGCGCCTCTGGGTGGACACCGGCATCTCAGAGCTGACACCGGCACCTCAGAGCTGCCATCGGCACCTCAGAGCTGCCATCGGCGCGTCAGGGCTGACACCGGCGCCTCAGGGCTGACACCGGAGCCTCAGGGCTGACACCAGCGCCTCAGTGGTGACACCAGCGCCTCAGGGCTGACACCGGAGCCTCAGGGCTGACGCCGACGCTTCAGGGCTGACACCGGAGCCTCAGTCGTGACACCAGCGCCTCAGTCGTGACACCAGCGCCTCAGGGCTGACACCAGCGCCTCAGGGCTGACACCGGCGCCTCAGGGCTGACACCGGCGCCTCAGGGCTGACACCGGCGCCTCAGGGCTGACACCGGCGCCTCAGGGCTGACACCGGCGCCTCAGGGCTGACACCGGCGCCTCAGTGGTGACACCGGCGGCTCAGAGCTGACACCGGCGCCTCAAGGCTGACACCGGAGCCTCAAGGCTGACACCGGAGCCTCAAGGCTGACACCGGCGCCTCAGGGCTGACACCGGAGCCTCAGGGCTGACTACGGCGCTTCAGGGCTAACACCGGAGCCTCCGGACTGACACCAGAGTCTCAGGGCTGACACCAGCGCCTCAGGGCTGACACCAGCACCTCTGGGCTGACTCCGGCGCCTCTGGGCTGACTCCGGCGCCTCTGGGCTGACTCCGGCGCCTCTGGGCTGACTCCGGCGCCTCTGGGCTGACTCCGGCGCCTCTGGGCTGACTCCGGCGCCTCTGGGCTGACTCCGGCGCCTCTGGGCTGACTCCGGCGCCTCTGGGCTGACTCCGGCGCCTCTGGGCTGACTCCGGCGCCTCTGGGCTGACTCCGGCGCCTCTGGGCTGACTCCGGCGCCTCTGGGCTGACTCCGGCGCCTCTGGGCTGACTCCGGCGCCTCTGGGCTGACTCCGGCGCCTCTGGGCTGACTCCGGCGCCTCTGGGCTGACTCCGGCGCCTCTGGGCTGACTCCGGCGCCTCTGGGCTGACTCCGGCGCCTCTGGGCTGACTCCGGCGCCTCTGGGAACGCCTCTGGGCTGACTCCGGCGCCTCTGGGCTGACTCCGGCGCCTCTGGGCTGACTCCGGCGCCTCTGGGCTGACACCGGCGCCTCTGGGCTGACTCCGGCGCCTCTGGGCTGACTCCGGCGCCTCTGGGCTGACTCCGGCGCCTCTGGGCTGACTCCGGCGCCTCTGGGCTGACTCCGGCGCCTCTGGGCTGACACCGGCGCCTCTGGGCTGACACCGGCGCCTCTGGGCTGACTCCGGCGCCTCTGGGCTGACTCCGGCGCCTCTGGGCTGACTCCGGCGCCTCTGGGCTGACACCGGCACCTCTGGGGTGACTAAGGCGCCTCTGGGCTGACACTGACGTCTCTGGGCTGACACCAGCGCCTCTGGGCTGACACCGGCGCCTCTGGGCTGACACCGGCGCCTCTGGGCTGACTCCGGCGCCTCTGGGCTGACACCAGCGCC
It encodes the following:
- the LOC123757697 gene encoding uncharacterized protein, which translates into the protein MGLLSEITPLLCQMTGKWSLNVDKCKTMHVGHNNLRHNYQIDSTILQQIDEEKDLGVRIHHSLKIAQQAGAAVKKRIIKPLPSRKRKLLFNCESVSTEGSTSFVKSSTSCDVSSTSCDVSSTSFVKSSTSCDVSSTSCVKSSSCFVESSISCDVSSTSCDQPSTNCDQPNTSCDQTSTSCDQTSTSCDESSTRCDESSASCDQPSTNCDQPSTSCDQTSTSCDESSSSCDESSSSCDESSTSCDQSSTSCDESSTSCDESSTSYDESSTSCGESSTSCDQPSTSCDLSSTSRDQSSTSCDQPSTNRDQPSTSRDQSSTSRDQTSTSRDQSSTSCDQPSTSRDQSSTSCNQPSTDYDSPTKRVRLVAQQEKSTPSEEVDQVKTKGAVGRALSKAKRVLKTVNKLYREEKKAQAKEARRLEIEEEKAKEARRLEKEKEKAQMKEERRLKKI
- the LOC123757698 gene encoding EZH inhibitory protein-like, which produces MFFKEEILSASCAVSGASSHFRVSVSGEVCQLSISSPEAPESAQRRRCQPRGAGVSPEALVSAQRRQCQPRGALVTPEVPVSAQRRRSQPRGAGVSPEAPESAQRRRCQPRGAGVSPEAPESAQRRRSQPRGAGVSPEAPESAQRRRSQPRGAGVSPEAPESAQRRRSQPRGAGVSPEAFPEAPESAQRRRSQPRGAGVSPEAPESAQRRRSQPRGAGVSPEAPESAQRRRSQPRGAGVSPEAPESAQRRRSQPRGAGVSPEAPESAQRRRSQPRGAGVSPEAPESAQRRRSQPRGAGVSPEAPESAQRRRSQPRGAGVSPEALVSALRLWCQSGGSGVSPEAP